A window from Dama dama isolate Ldn47 chromosome 11, ASM3311817v1, whole genome shotgun sequence encodes these proteins:
- the DNMT3A gene encoding DNA (cytosine-5)-methyltransferase 3A isoform X8, whose amino-acid sequence MNAVEENQGSTESQKVEEASPPAVQQPTDPASPTVATTPEPVGADAGDKNATKAADDEPEYEDGRGFGIGELVWGKLRGFSWWPGRIVSWWMTGRSRAAEGTRWVMWFGDGKFSVVCVEKLMPLSSFCSAFHQATYNKQPMYRKAIYEVLQVASSRAGKLFPMCHDSDESDTAKAVEVQNKQMIEWALGGFQPSGPKGLEPPEEEKNPYKEVYTDMWVEPEAAAYAPPPPAKKPRKSTTEKPKVKEIIDERTRERLVYEVRQKCRNIEDICISCGSLNVTLEHPLFIGGMCQNCKNCFLECAYQYDDDGYQSYCTICCGGREVLMCGNNNCCRCFCVECVDLLVGPGAAQAAIKEDPWNCYMCGHKGTYGLLRRRDDWPSRLQMFFANNHDQEFDPPKVYPPVPAEKRKPIRVLSLFDGIATGLLVLKDLGIQVDRYIASEVCEDSITVGMVRHQGKIMYVGDVRSVTQKHIQEWGPFDLVIGGSPCNDLSIVNPARKGLYEGTGRLFFEFYRLLHDARPKEGDDRPFFWLFENVVAMGVSDKRDISRFLESNPVMIDAKEVSAAHRARYFWGNLPGMNRPLASTVNDKLELQECLEHGRIAKFSKVRTITTRSNSIKQGKDQHFPVFMNEKEDILWCTEMERVFGFPVHYTDVSNMSRLARQRLLGRSWSVPVIRHLFAPLKEYFALLGLMKAVLLPRVGSTWSPKCTTLGSASHRGRRPGVGDDFALTPAGEHFDCTFHAAKCRTYSPTLPFPALFPFSSVPLLTLCCCCCFFFFLVPASFHHCIFFFFFFFFRVASLFIDNNNVHFTVWFWDIGEGV is encoded by the exons ATGAATGCTGTTGAAGAAAACCAGGGGTCCACTGAGTCTCAGAAGGTGGAGGAGGCCAGTCCTCCCGCCGTACAGCAGCCCACCGACCCTGCGTCCCCCACGGTGGCCACCACGCCTGAGCCTGTGGGGGCTGATGCTGGGGACAAGAACGCCACCAAAGCAGCTGACGATGAACCGGAGTACGAG GACGGCCGGGGCTTTGGCATTGGGGAGCTGGTGTGGGGGAAACTGCGGGGCTTCTCCTGGTGGCCAGGCCGCATTGTGTCTTGGTGGATGACGGGCCGGAGCCGAGCAGCGGAAGGCACTCGTTGGGTCATGTGGTTTGGAGACGGCAAGTTCTCAGTG GTGTGCGTGGAGAAGCTGATGCCGCTGAGCTCCTTCTGCAGTGCTTTCCACCAGGCCACCTACAACAAGCAGCCCATGTACCGCAAGGCCATCTACGAGGTTCTGCAG GTGGCCAGCAGCCGAGCAGGGAAGCTGTTTCCAATGTGCCATGACAGCGACGAGAGCGACACTGCCAAGGCTGTGGAGGTGCAGAACAAACAGATGATCGAGTGGGCCCTGGGAGGGTTCCAGCCCTCTGGCCCCAAGGGCCTGGAGCCCCCAGAAG AGGAGAAGAACCCCTACAAAGAAGTTTACACAGACATGTGGGTTGAACCCGAGGCAGCTGCCTATGCGCCGCCCCCACCAGCCAAAAAGCCCCGAAAGAGCACAACGGAGAAGCCTAAGGTCAAGGAGATTATTGATGAACGCACAAGAG agCGACTGGTGTACGAGGTACGGCAGAAGTGCCGGAACATCGAGG ACATCTGCATCTCTTGTGGGAGCCTCAACGTCACCTTGGAACACCCTCTCTTCATCGGAGGAATGTGCCAAAACTGCAAG AACTGCTTCCTGGAATGCGCGTACCAGTACGATGATGACGGCTATCAGTCCTACTGCACCATCTGCTGCGGGGGGCGCGAGGTGCTCATGTGTGGGAACAACAATTGCTGCAG GTGCTTTTGCGTGGAGTGTGTGGATCTCTTGGTGGGGCCAGGGGCTGCGCAGGCAGCCATCAAGGAAGACCCCTGGAACTGCTACATGTGTGGGCACAAGGGTACCTATGGGCTGCTGCGGCGGCGGGACGACTGGCCGTCTCGGCTCCAGATGTTCTTCGCCAACAACCATGACCAGGAATTC GACCCTCCGAAGGTTTACCCACCTGTCCCAGCTGAGAAGAGGAAGCCCATCCGGGTGCTGTCTCTATTTGATGGAATCGCTACAG GGCTTCTGGTGCTGAAGGACTTGGGCATTCAGGTGGACCGCTACATCGCCTCTGAGGTGTGTGAGGACTCCATCACGGTGGGCATGGTGCGGCACCAGGGGAAGATCATGTACGTCGGGGACGTCCGCAGCGTTACACAGAAGCAT ATCCAGGAGTGGGGCCCGTTCGATCTGGTGATTGGGGGCAGTCCCTGCAATGATCTCTCCATCGTCAACCCCGCCCGCAAGGGACTCTACG AGGGCACTGGCCGGCTCTTCTTTGAGTTCTACCGCCTCCTGCATGATGCGCGGCCCAAGGAGGGAGATGACCGCCCCTTCTTCTGGCTCTTTGAGAATGTGGTGGCCATGGGCGTTAGTGACAAGAGGGACATCTCGCGATTTCTCGAG TCCAACCCTGTGATGATTGATGCCAAAGAAGTGTCAGCTGCGCACAGGGCCCGCTACTTCTGGGGGAACCTTCCTGGTATGAACAG GCCATTGGCATCCACTGTGAATGATAAGCTGGAGCTGCAGGAGTGTCTGGAGCACGGCCGAATAGCCAAG TTCAGCAAAGTGAGGACCATTACTACTAGGTCGAACTccataaagcagggcaaagaccaGCATTTCCCCGTCTTCATGAATGAGAAAGAGGACATCTTATGGTGCACTGAAATGGAAAG GGTgtttggcttccctgtccactataCCGACGTCTCCAACATGAGCCGCTTGGCGAGGCAGAGACTGCTGGGCCGGTCGTGGAGCGTGCCGGTCATCCGCCACCTCTTCGCTCCGCTGAAGGAATATTTTGCTT taCTTGGTCTGATGAAAGCTGTGCTCTTACCTCGAGTCGGCAGCACCTGGAGCCCCAAGTGCACGACACTTGGTTCCGCTTCCCACCGAGGCAGGCGGCCTGGCGTTGGCG ACGATTTCGCTTTGACCCCGGCGGGAGAGCACTTTGACTGCACATTCCACGCAGCTAAATGCAGGACTTACTCCCCGACCCTT